The following proteins are encoded in a genomic region of Burkholderia gladioli:
- the soxC gene encoding sulfite dehydrogenase, which translates to MPDPNASSNGALDSPERRGAMRRLAMTTAGAMTASLLPGVARAAGDGTATPPAPATAPLEVAPWTREPGAPLLTPPYGLPSRHEADVIRRSARPAAMPGSGSSMTPLAELHGTLTPNGLVYERHHAGVPAIDPDQHRLAVHGLVREPRLYTLDDLLRFPSETRIHFLECSGNTRSEWSGPSGQPVQFTHGLLSCCEWTGVPLATLLDQSGIDPSAHWLLAEGADGAAMTRSLPLDRILDRALVVYAQNGERLRPENGYPLRLIVPGFEGNTNIKWLRRLKLIAAPEMTREETSKYTNLLANGCARQFVFEMDAKSVITRPSAGHRLGARGYYAVSGYAWSGRGRIRRVEVSTDGGRRWREARLTGAVHDRALTRFEADWNWDGGPADLQSRAIDETGYVQPTREALVAVRGLNSEYHYNGIQNWHVDASGEVRNA; encoded by the coding sequence ATGCCAGACCCGAACGCCTCATCGAACGGCGCGCTCGATTCGCCCGAGCGCCGCGGCGCCATGCGCCGGCTCGCCATGACCACCGCCGGCGCCATGACGGCCAGCCTGCTGCCCGGCGTGGCGCGCGCCGCCGGCGACGGCACGGCCACCCCGCCCGCGCCCGCCACCGCGCCGCTGGAGGTCGCGCCCTGGACCCGCGAGCCGGGCGCGCCGCTGCTCACGCCGCCTTATGGCCTGCCGAGCCGGCACGAGGCCGACGTGATCCGGCGCAGCGCGCGGCCGGCCGCGATGCCGGGCTCCGGCTCGTCGATGACGCCGCTGGCCGAGCTGCACGGCACGCTGACGCCGAACGGCCTCGTCTACGAGCGCCATCACGCGGGCGTGCCCGCCATCGATCCCGACCAGCATCGCCTGGCCGTGCACGGCCTGGTGCGCGAGCCGCGGCTCTACACGCTGGACGACCTGCTGCGCTTTCCCTCCGAGACGCGCATCCACTTCCTCGAATGCTCGGGCAATACGCGCAGCGAATGGAGCGGCCCGAGCGGCCAGCCGGTGCAGTTCACGCACGGGCTGCTGTCCTGCTGCGAATGGACCGGCGTGCCGCTGGCCACCCTGCTCGACCAATCCGGCATCGATCCCTCGGCGCACTGGCTGCTGGCCGAAGGCGCCGACGGCGCGGCCATGACGCGCAGCCTGCCGCTCGACCGGATCCTCGATCGCGCGCTGGTGGTCTACGCGCAGAACGGCGAACGGCTGCGCCCGGAGAACGGCTATCCCTTGCGGCTGATCGTGCCCGGCTTCGAGGGCAATACCAACATCAAGTGGCTGCGGCGCCTCAAGCTGATCGCGGCGCCCGAGATGACGCGCGAGGAAACCTCGAAGTACACCAACCTGCTGGCCAACGGCTGCGCGCGCCAGTTCGTGTTCGAGATGGATGCGAAATCGGTGATCACGCGCCCCTCGGCCGGGCATCGCCTGGGCGCGCGCGGTTATTACGCCGTCAGCGGTTATGCCTGGTCGGGGCGCGGCCGGATTCGGCGCGTGGAGGTGTCGACCGACGGCGGCCGCCGATGGCGCGAGGCGCGGCTCACGGGCGCCGTGCACGATCGCGCGCTGACGCGCTTCGAGGCCGACTGGAACTGGGACGGCGGTCCCGCCGACCTGCAGAGCCGCGCGATCGACGAGACCGGTTACGTGCAGCCGACGCGCGAGGCGCTGGTGGCCGTGCGCGGCCTGAATTCGGAGTACCACTACAACGGCATCCAGAACTGGCATGTCGATGCGAGCGGCGAGGTGCGCAATGCCTGA
- a CDS encoding leucine-rich repeat-containing protein kinase family protein produces MTTTVEQLKAGKLAGARQLKLAAGLTEFPREIFELADTLEVLDLSGNALTSLPDDLPRLGRLRVLFASNNPFTELPPVLGECAQLSMIGFKANRIRSVPGAALPPRLRWLILTDNQIETLPPEIGRCAELQKLMLAGNRLAALPGEMAACTRLELVRLAANRFESLPEWLLRLPRLAWLAYAGNPFAAALEAEAMADSSVATIAWHTLALGQKLGEGASGVIYRATRLSADHHPQQAVAVKLFKGAVTSDGLPDREMAACLHAGTHASLIGALGRLGGHPMQEQGLVMPLVEHDFENLAGPPSLDSCTRDVYAEDRRFSLGTTLRIAHGIASAAAHLHRRGIVHGDLYAHNILHDGAGHALLGDFGAASLYDTQDEARRFALQRIEVRAFGCLLEELLERTEAGRSAALDELAALTAACLGAEVASRPSFESIVERLRAHLK; encoded by the coding sequence GTGACCACCACCGTGGAACAGTTGAAAGCCGGCAAGCTCGCCGGTGCCCGGCAGTTGAAGCTCGCCGCCGGCCTCACCGAATTCCCGCGCGAGATCTTCGAGCTGGCCGACACGCTCGAGGTGCTCGACCTGTCGGGCAACGCGCTCACCAGCCTGCCCGACGACCTGCCCCGCCTGGGCCGCCTGCGCGTGCTGTTCGCCTCGAACAATCCCTTCACCGAACTGCCGCCGGTACTCGGCGAGTGCGCGCAACTGAGCATGATCGGCTTCAAGGCCAACCGGATCCGCTCGGTGCCGGGCGCGGCCCTGCCGCCGCGCCTGCGCTGGCTGATCCTGACCGACAACCAGATCGAGACGCTGCCGCCCGAAATCGGCCGCTGCGCCGAGCTGCAGAAGCTGATGCTGGCCGGCAACCGGCTGGCCGCGCTGCCCGGGGAGATGGCGGCCTGCACGCGGCTCGAGCTGGTGCGGCTGGCGGCCAACCGCTTCGAGAGCCTGCCCGAGTGGCTGCTGCGGCTGCCGCGCCTGGCCTGGCTCGCGTATGCGGGCAACCCGTTCGCCGCGGCGCTGGAGGCCGAGGCGATGGCCGACAGCTCGGTGGCCACGATCGCCTGGCACACGCTCGCGCTCGGCCAGAAGCTCGGCGAGGGCGCCTCGGGCGTGATCTATCGCGCAACGCGCCTGTCGGCCGATCATCATCCGCAGCAGGCGGTGGCGGTGAAGCTGTTCAAGGGCGCGGTGACCAGCGACGGCCTGCCGGACCGCGAGATGGCCGCCTGCCTGCATGCCGGCACGCATGCCAGCCTGATCGGCGCGCTGGGCCGCCTCGGCGGCCATCCGATGCAGGAGCAGGGGCTGGTGATGCCGCTGGTCGAGCACGACTTCGAGAACCTGGCGGGACCGCCGAGCCTGGATAGTTGCACGCGCGACGTCTATGCCGAGGATCGACGCTTCAGCCTCGGCACCACGCTGCGGATCGCGCACGGCATCGCCTCGGCGGCCGCGCATCTGCATCGGCGCGGCATCGTGCATGGCGACCTGTATGCCCACAACATCCTGCACGATGGCGCCGGCCATGCGCTGCTCGGCGATTTCGGCGCGGCCTCGCTGTACGACACGCAGGACGAGGCGCGCCGCTTCGCCCTGCAGCGCATCGAGGTGCGGGCCTTCGGCTGCCTGCTGGAGGAGTTGCTGGAGCGTACCGAGGCGGGCCGCTCGGCCGCGCTCGACGAACTGGCGGCGCTCACGGCCGCCTGCCTGGGCGCAGAAGTGGCCAGCCGCCCGAGCTTCGAGTCCATCGTCGAACGCTTGCGCGCGCACCTGAAATGA
- a CDS encoding amino acid ABC transporter permease — translation MPWELFAGNLRYLLIGAFPDGPLGGAALTLVLAVASAIASGLLGFAAGIALAMPGRAARVPLLVVIGFFRAIPVLMLIFWTYFLLPILFHVDVPGLAAVVCALSLIGGAYLAHSVHAGIVAVGDAQWQAGLSLGLTRWQTLREVVLPQAVRIMAPSFVNQWVSLVKDTSLAYIVGVNELSFVATQVNNRLMVYPIPVFLFVAFLYLVLCTALDRAAMSWFARRRKSVSEVVEVTAPAV, via the coding sequence ATGCCCTGGGAGCTGTTCGCCGGCAACCTGCGCTACCTGCTGATCGGCGCCTTCCCCGACGGCCCGCTGGGCGGCGCGGCGCTCACCCTGGTGCTGGCGGTGGCCTCGGCGATCGCCTCGGGGCTGCTCGGTTTCGCCGCCGGCATCGCGCTGGCGATGCCGGGGCGCGCCGCGCGCGTGCCGCTGCTGGTGGTGATCGGCTTCTTCCGCGCGATTCCGGTGCTGATGCTGATTTTCTGGACCTACTTCCTGCTGCCGATCCTGTTCCATGTCGACGTGCCGGGGCTGGCGGCGGTGGTCTGCGCGCTGTCGCTGATCGGCGGCGCCTATCTGGCGCATTCGGTGCACGCGGGGATCGTCGCGGTCGGCGACGCGCAATGGCAGGCGGGGCTGTCGCTGGGCCTGACGCGCTGGCAGACGCTGCGCGAGGTGGTGCTGCCGCAGGCGGTGCGGATCATGGCGCCGTCCTTCGTCAACCAGTGGGTCTCGCTGGTGAAGGACACCTCGCTGGCCTATATCGTCGGCGTCAACGAGCTGTCCTTCGTCGCCACCCAGGTCAACAATCGGCTGATGGTCTATCCGATCCCGGTGTTCCTGTTCGTGGCCTTCCTCTACCTGGTGCTCTGCACCGCGCTCGATCGCGCGGCGATGTCGTGGTTCGCGCGGCGCCGCAAGAGCGTGAGCGAGGTGGTGGAAGTCACGGCGCCGGCGGTGTGA
- the tkt gene encoding transketolase, translated as MTSAPSPASGSAASAPLPAPRDPHLRELANCIRFLSMDAVQHANSGHPGAPLGMADIATVLFRDFLRFDAADPHWIDRDRFILSNGHASMLLYSLLYLTGYQDMTIEQLQNFRQVGSKTAGHPEYRHANGIELTTGPLGQGIAESVGMALAERILNAKFGDELVDHYTYVFLGDGCLMEGISQEAISLAGHLKLGRLIAFWDDNSISIDGPTRLAVSDKEIERFRASGWRVLEIDGHDTDAIHEAIATARASDEQPTLIACRTIIGFGLPTRAGTQKAHSDAPGEEEIAGARERLGWHSPPFEIPEALLREWREIGARGREARMAWAERVEQAPDALRREFERRNDGKLPADWKQAIAEARRAFVDSGDEMATRKASGAVLDRLFAAIPELLGGSADLTPSNNTKAKQQVEIAPGRYDGAYIHYGVREHGMAAAMNGIALHGGLIPYGGTFLCFSDYCRPAIRLAAMMRIRTIFVMTHDSIGLGEDGPTHQPVEHLAALRAIPQLGVYRPADAVETAECWELILEQPRRAALLALSRQPLPLLRRDAAGENRSARGAYVLHEAEGGPRRLTLLSTGSELQLAVKARETLQAQGVPTAVVSMPCRLLFEEQDAAYRRAVLGDSPARVAVEAAVELGWERYLGPEGRFVGMHDFGESGKYEAVYRKFGITAEAVVQAAREVLDALDQPAGGR; from the coding sequence ATGACATCCGCACCATCCCCCGCTTCCGGCTCCGCCGCCTCGGCACCGCTGCCCGCGCCGCGCGACCCGCATCTGCGCGAGCTGGCCAACTGCATCCGCTTCCTGTCGATGGACGCGGTCCAGCACGCCAACAGCGGCCACCCCGGCGCGCCGCTCGGCATGGCCGACATCGCCACCGTGCTGTTCCGCGACTTCCTGCGCTTCGACGCGGCCGATCCGCACTGGATCGATCGCGACCGTTTCATCCTCTCGAACGGCCATGCCTCGATGCTGCTCTACAGCCTGCTCTACTTGACCGGCTACCAGGACATGACGATCGAGCAGTTGCAAAACTTCCGCCAGGTCGGCAGCAAGACCGCCGGCCACCCGGAATACCGCCACGCGAACGGCATCGAGCTGACCACCGGGCCGCTCGGCCAGGGCATCGCCGAATCGGTCGGCATGGCGCTGGCCGAGCGCATCCTCAACGCGAAGTTCGGCGACGAGCTGGTCGACCACTACACCTACGTGTTCCTCGGCGACGGCTGCCTGATGGAGGGCATCAGCCAGGAGGCCATCTCGCTGGCCGGCCACCTCAAGCTGGGGCGGCTGATCGCGTTTTGGGACGACAATTCGATCTCGATCGACGGGCCCACGCGGCTGGCCGTCTCCGATAAGGAGATCGAACGCTTCCGCGCCTCCGGCTGGCGGGTGCTGGAGATCGACGGCCACGACACCGATGCGATCCACGAGGCGATCGCCACCGCGCGCGCCAGCGACGAGCAGCCCACCCTGATCGCCTGCCGCACCATCATCGGCTTCGGCTTGCCGACCCGCGCCGGCACCCAGAAGGCGCACAGCGACGCGCCCGGCGAGGAGGAGATCGCCGGCGCGCGCGAGCGGCTCGGCTGGCATTCGCCGCCGTTCGAGATCCCCGAGGCGCTGCTGCGCGAATGGCGCGAGATCGGCGCGCGCGGGCGCGAGGCGCGCATGGCCTGGGCCGAGCGTGTCGAGCAGGCGCCCGATGCGCTGCGCCGCGAGTTCGAGCGCCGCAACGACGGCAAGCTGCCGGCCGATTGGAAACAGGCGATCGCCGAAGCGCGCCGGGCCTTCGTCGACAGCGGCGACGAGATGGCCACCCGCAAGGCCAGCGGCGCCGTGCTCGACCGCCTGTTCGCGGCGATCCCCGAGCTGCTGGGCGGCTCGGCCGACCTCACGCCCTCGAACAACACCAAGGCGAAACAGCAGGTCGAGATCGCACCGGGCCGCTACGACGGCGCCTATATCCACTACGGCGTGCGCGAGCACGGCATGGCGGCCGCCATGAACGGCATCGCCCTGCACGGCGGGCTGATCCCTTACGGCGGCACCTTCCTGTGCTTCTCCGACTATTGCCGCCCGGCGATCCGCCTGGCCGCGATGATGCGTATCCGCACCATCTTCGTGATGACGCACGACTCGATCGGGCTCGGCGAGGACGGCCCGACCCACCAGCCGGTCGAGCACCTGGCCGCGTTGCGCGCGATTCCACAGCTCGGCGTGTATCGCCCCGCCGACGCGGTCGAGACCGCCGAGTGCTGGGAACTGATCCTGGAGCAGCCGCGCCGCGCGGCCCTGCTCGCGCTGTCGCGCCAGCCGCTGCCGCTGCTGCGCCGCGATGCTGCCGGCGAGAACCGTTCGGCGCGCGGCGCCTACGTGCTGCACGAGGCCGAGGGCGGCCCGCGCCGGCTGACCTTGCTGTCGACCGGCTCGGAGCTGCAACTGGCGGTGAAGGCGCGCGAGACGCTGCAGGCGCAAGGCGTGCCGACGGCGGTGGTATCGATGCCGTGCCGGCTGCTGTTCGAGGAGCAGGACGCCGCCTACCGCCGCGCGGTGCTCGGCGATTCACCCGCGCGGGTGGCCGTGGAGGCCGCCGTCGAGCTGGGCTGGGAGCGTTACCTGGGCCCCGAGGGCCGCTTCGTCGGCATGCACGACTTCGGCGAATCGGGCAAGTACGAGGCGGTCTATCGCAAGTTCGGCATCACCGCCGAGGCCGTGGTGCAGGCCGCGCGCGAGGTGCTGGATGCGTTGGACCAGCCGGCTGGCGGCCGCTAG
- a CDS encoding amino acid ABC transporter permease, translated as MIDSFLAPKYLLWLWQGFGVTLGLALAAGLSSTCLGAALALAGRSRWRAVRGVARLYIGAFRNTPLLVQLFFWYFGAATLLPDEAIAWLNAQHVLPTPAGALRWPSFEFLAGWLGLSCYTAAFVAGEFASGIAGVREGQWQAAAALGLTPWQAFRHIVLPQAVRIALPPLFGQYMNLVKNSSLTMAIGLAELSYASRQVETESFRTFEAFGVATLLYILAIAALEAALHTIRHLRDTRLGARR; from the coding sequence ATGATCGATAGCTTCCTCGCGCCGAAGTACCTGCTGTGGCTGTGGCAGGGTTTCGGCGTGACGCTCGGGCTGGCGCTCGCCGCCGGCCTGTCGTCCACCTGCCTGGGCGCCGCGCTGGCGCTGGCGGGCCGTTCGCGCTGGCGCGCCGTGCGCGGCGTCGCGCGGCTCTACATCGGCGCCTTTCGCAACACGCCGCTGCTGGTGCAGTTGTTCTTCTGGTACTTCGGCGCGGCCACGCTGCTGCCCGACGAGGCGATCGCCTGGCTCAACGCGCAGCACGTCCTGCCGACGCCGGCGGGCGCGCTGCGCTGGCCCTCGTTCGAATTCCTGGCGGGCTGGCTGGGCCTCAGCTGCTACACGGCGGCCTTCGTGGCCGGCGAGTTCGCCTCGGGCATCGCCGGCGTGCGCGAGGGCCAATGGCAGGCCGCCGCCGCGCTCGGGCTCACGCCCTGGCAGGCATTCCGCCATATCGTGCTGCCGCAGGCGGTGCGGATCGCCTTGCCGCCGCTGTTCGGCCAATACATGAATCTCGTGAAGAATTCCTCGCTGACCATGGCCATTGGCCTGGCCGAGCTGTCCTATGCCTCGCGCCAGGTGGAAACCGAAAGCTTCCGCACCTTCGAGGCCTTCGGCGTGGCCACGCTGCTCTATATCCTCGCGATCGCGGCGCTGGAGGCCGCGCTGCACACCATCCGGCATCTGCGCGATACCCGCCTGGGAGCGCGCCGATGA
- the mdtN gene encoding multidrug transporter subunit MdtN, producing the protein MKAAGLARPCAKGRLIALAIVVLGIAALAYAWHRTTAYPSTDDASIDADVVHVASPVGGRIVRLAVHENQRVAKGALLYEIDPVPYRLTVAQAQADLELAQASLATRRRSLIGERANATVAAEQVKRATQNYDLATRDVNRLAPLAAQAYVSAQQFDQAKVRQRDAAVSLAQAREQQRASAQTIGDEADAIATLHAREAALARAQHALDDTVVRAPHDGLVTGLSVLEGETLAPNQSIFTLIDASEWFAVGNFRETSLNRIAVGDCATVYSMIDRGRAMTGKVVGIGAGIADSDRINLPRSLPIVQRSVNWVHVAQRFPVRVRLDEPDARLVRVGASAIVEVRHGSACR; encoded by the coding sequence ATGAAGGCCGCCGGCCTCGCCCGCCCCTGCGCGAAGGGCCGCCTGATCGCGCTGGCGATCGTCGTGCTCGGCATCGCCGCGCTGGCCTATGCCTGGCATCGCACCACCGCCTATCCCTCCACCGACGACGCCTCGATCGACGCCGACGTGGTGCACGTGGCCTCGCCGGTGGGCGGGCGCATCGTGCGGCTCGCGGTGCACGAGAACCAGCGCGTCGCCAAGGGTGCGCTGCTCTACGAGATCGATCCCGTGCCCTATCGCCTGACGGTGGCCCAGGCCCAGGCCGACCTCGAACTCGCGCAAGCCTCGCTGGCCACGCGCCGCCGCTCGCTGATCGGCGAGCGCGCCAACGCGACGGTCGCCGCCGAGCAGGTCAAGCGCGCCACGCAGAACTACGACCTCGCCACACGCGACGTGAACCGGCTCGCGCCGCTGGCCGCGCAGGCCTATGTCAGCGCCCAGCAGTTCGACCAGGCCAAGGTCCGCCAGCGCGACGCGGCCGTCTCGCTCGCGCAGGCGCGGGAGCAGCAGCGCGCCTCGGCGCAGACCATCGGCGACGAGGCCGACGCGATCGCCACCCTGCACGCGCGCGAGGCCGCGCTGGCCCGCGCGCAACACGCGCTCGACGACACGGTGGTGCGCGCCCCGCACGACGGGCTGGTGACGGGCCTGTCGGTGCTGGAGGGCGAAACCCTGGCGCCGAACCAGTCGATCTTCACGCTGATCGATGCGAGCGAGTGGTTCGCGGTCGGCAACTTCCGCGAGACCTCGCTGAACCGCATCGCGGTGGGCGACTGCGCCACCGTCTACTCGATGATCGACCGCGGCCGCGCGATGACGGGCAAGGTGGTCGGCATCGGCGCCGGCATCGCCGACAGCGATCGCATCAACCTGCCGCGCTCGCTGCCGATCGTGCAGCGCTCGGTGAACTGGGTGCACGTGGCGCAGCGCTTCCCGGTGCGCGTCAGGCTCGACGAACCCGATGCGCGGCTGGTGCGCGTGGGCGCCAGCGCGATCGTCGAGGTCCGGCATGGCTCGGCCTGCCGCTGA
- a CDS encoding c-type cytochrome, whose translation MTATTPAHQYNLGQPVTEAALSAWNIDIAPDGQGLPPGSGSVAHGGQIYQQKCAMCHGAKGEGGIGDPLVGGIGSLASQKPKKTVGSYWPYASTLFDYIRRAMPYNAPGSLSADEVYALSAYLLNRNGIVPDGTTLDATTLPRVRMPNRDGFVPDPRPGTL comes from the coding sequence ATGACGGCGACCACGCCCGCGCATCAATACAATCTGGGCCAGCCCGTGACCGAAGCCGCCTTGTCGGCCTGGAACATCGATATCGCGCCCGACGGCCAGGGCCTGCCGCCCGGCTCGGGCAGCGTCGCGCACGGCGGCCAAATCTACCAGCAGAAATGCGCGATGTGCCACGGCGCGAAGGGCGAAGGCGGCATCGGCGATCCGCTGGTGGGGGGCATCGGCAGCCTGGCGAGCCAGAAGCCGAAGAAGACGGTCGGCAGCTACTGGCCCTACGCGAGCACGCTGTTCGACTACATCCGCCGCGCCATGCCCTACAACGCGCCCGGCTCGCTGAGCGCCGACGAGGTGTATGCGCTCAGCGCCTACCTACTCAACCGCAACGGCATCGTGCCGGACGGCACCACGCTCGACGCGACCACGCTGCCCCGGGTCAGGATGCCGAATCGCGACGGCTTCGTGCCCGATCCGCGGCCCGGCACGCTGTAG
- a CDS encoding ABC transporter substrate-binding protein — MKKTLLATTLAALTGFAALAPSLAHADRLDDIKQAGVLRVATFDSNPPFGYVDPASNHIVGLDVDYARALADKLGVKLELQSTNPANRIPFLTSRKVDLVLANFTITDERAKQVDFSIPYFSSGQQFLAKKGVLKSKDQLDGLRIGADKGTTNEIAVREQFPKATVVAYDDTPFAFAALRAGNVQAITQDGPKLVGLLANVPDKQKYEIPPFTITNDYMGVGIPKGEPRLVAFVNDTLKGLEANGTANTIYNRWFGPTTKTPLARTFKIGDKT; from the coding sequence ATGAAAAAGACACTGCTCGCTACGACGCTCGCCGCGCTCACCGGCTTCGCCGCTCTCGCACCCTCGCTCGCCCACGCCGATCGCCTCGACGACATCAAGCAGGCCGGCGTGCTGCGCGTGGCCACCTTCGACAGCAACCCGCCCTTCGGGTATGTCGACCCGGCCAGCAACCATATCGTCGGGCTCGACGTCGACTATGCCCGCGCCTTGGCCGACAAGCTCGGCGTCAAGCTCGAGCTGCAATCGACCAACCCCGCCAACCGCATTCCGTTCCTGACCTCGCGCAAGGTCGACCTGGTGCTGGCGAACTTCACGATCACCGACGAGCGCGCCAAGCAGGTCGATTTCAGCATTCCGTATTTCTCCTCGGGCCAGCAGTTCCTGGCGAAGAAGGGCGTGCTGAAGTCGAAGGACCAGCTCGACGGCCTGCGCATCGGCGCCGACAAGGGCACCACCAACGAGATCGCGGTGCGCGAGCAGTTCCCCAAGGCGACCGTGGTGGCCTATGACGACACGCCCTTCGCGTTCGCCGCGCTGCGCGCCGGCAACGTGCAGGCGATCACGCAGGACGGCCCCAAGCTGGTGGGCCTGCTCGCCAACGTGCCGGACAAGCAGAAGTACGAGATCCCGCCGTTCACCATCACCAACGACTACATGGGCGTGGGCATCCCGAAGGGCGAGCCGCGCCTGGTGGCCTTCGTCAACGACACGCTCAAGGGGCTGGAGGCGAACGGCACCGCCAACACCATCTACAACCGCTGGTTCGGGCCGACTACCAAGACGCCGCTGGCGCGCACCTTCAAGATCGGCGACAAGACCTGA